Below is a window of Bos javanicus breed banteng chromosome 6, ARS-OSU_banteng_1.0, whole genome shotgun sequence DNA.
CAATTTCCTCCCATTAATAACCCTGTGCGCGCAGGGCGGGTCCCTTCTGGAGGCGTGACCCCTGCCTGCAGCCCGGGCTGGTCTCCAGCTGGTTGCTGGACCCCAGGGGCCGGCAGAAGCGGTGGCCCAACGCCCGGGTCATCTGACCGCCACCCGGGGAAGGAACACACCGGCCCGGGGCCGGGGCATCAGAGACGGAGCCTGGCTCTTTGCGCTGGGACACAGGCGGCGCGGTGAGCTGGCACCTTCCCTGGTGGGGAGGCCCCGGGCTGCATCTGTTCTCCTAGTTCAAAGAGCGGAGAGGTCACTGGAGCCAGTGGggacccaccccccccacccccaccccggggctCTGGCTGCCCACCCAGGCCTAATTGCTGGCGGGCAGGGCGGCCTGAGCCCCAGGGAGCCTCTGTTTGTCCTCTTAAGAGAACCAGGAGAAGAGCTGGGGTCTGGGATGTGGCTTTCTTTGCCCTCCAGGCCGGTTGCCCATCTGGGTACTGATGTTCTCGGGGCATGGATTCCCCGAAGGTCCTACCCCCAGCGCCGACATCCAGAGTGGCTGTGGGGGATGGACAGCACGGCGCCTGCAGGCTGCAGGGTGGCGGCGCCCAGGGACCTCCGCGCCCAGCCTGCGTCTGACCCTCTGACGCTTCTTGTCTCTGCAGGAGGACATGGCGGCTCACGTGGGCGCTTCCCGGACTCCCCAGGAAGTAATGGAGCATTACGTAAGCATGTACATCCACGGCAACCTGGGGAAGGCCTGCATCCCCGACACCATCCCCAACCGGGTGACCGACCACACCTGCCCCAGTGGGGGCCCCCTCTCTCCCAGCCTCACCACCCCCTTGCCTCCCCTAGACATCTCGGTGGCCGAACAGCAGCAGCTGGGCTACATGCCGCTGCGGGACGACTACGAGATCGAGTATGACCAGGACGCCGAGACGCTCATCAGCGGGCTCTCGGTCAACTATGACGACGACGACGTGGAGATCGAGCTGAAGCGCGCACACGTGGACATGTACGTGCGCAAGCTCCGCGAGCGGCAGCGGCGTAAGAACATCGCGCGCGACTACAACCTGGTGCCCGCCTTCCTGGGCAAGGACAAGAAGGAGAAGGAGCGGGCGGCGCGGCGCAAGGTCaccaaggaggagaaggagctgcGGCTCAAGCTGCGGCCGCTCTACCAGTTCATGTCGTGCAAGGAGTTCGACGACCTGTTTGAGAACATGCACAAGGAGAAGATGCTGCGCGCCAAGATCCGTGAGCTGCAGCGCTACCGGCGCAACGGCATCACCAAGATGGAAGAGTCGGCCGAGTACGAGGCGGCCCGGCACAAGCGCGAGAAGCGCAAGGAGAACaaggcggcggcggctgcggccgCGGCGGCGGGGGGCGCCAAGCGCGGCAAGGAGGACGGCCGGGACGGCGAGTTCGCGGCCATCGAGCACCTGCCGGGCTTCGAGCTCCTGTCGGACCGCGAGAAGGTGCTGTGCAGCTCGCTGAACCTGAGCCCCGCGCGCTACGTGACCGTAAAGACCATCATCATCAAGGACCACCTGCAGAAGCGCCAGGGCATCCCCTCCAAGAGCCGCCTGCCCAGCTACCTGGACAAAGTCCTCAAGAAGAGGATCCTGAACTTCCTCACTGAGAGCGGGTGGATATCCAGGGACGCCTCCTGAAGCCCGCCGCCCGGAGCGCCCGGAATGGACGGACGGACCGACGGACGGATGGCTGGATGGTTGCCGCGAGGGCCACACCGACagtgaagaggggaaaaaaaaaaaagctttgtgaGCCAAACGAAAGGGGGTGGGCGGGAGGCGGAGAGGAAACGCTtttccgcccccacccccaccccaccccgcattgttgctctttttttaaaacaaatcgaGTCCTTTTTTTAGGGTATCAATTCTTTTTATGGTCCTCTGAAGAAGCAATAGCAACAGTCGGATCAAAGGGAAGACAAAACCTGTGTATATTTTAACTGAATCCCTAAACGTAGTTCTTTAAGATGACGATTTGCCTTTAAGTGTTCAGTGTGGAGCATATGATGATGAGATcaggaaatttcctttttttgttgctTCCCAGTGGTACAGGACTGTTAGATGGGCAGAGAGGAGCCCTTCCCTGCCGGCTGCTGGCTCACCCCCGTGACCTGAGCTCCGCTGCGGCTGCGCTTGGCGTCGGGCATGTGGCACTTTAGGCGGAGGGCGCCGGGCCTGGCAGGAGAAGAGGCTGGGGAAGGGCGGGACGGGCGTCTGTAGGGAATCGCCAGGAGGAATCTGGTGTTGAACGGGTTGGCCAAACAGCTTCCCCACGACGGCTGGCGGTGGCACTTTAAGAGAGCTCACCGCGGTGTCTGGAGGGGGACGCGGGGCCCAGCGCAGACTGGCAGAACGCGGGCCTCCTCCCCTGGGGGTGCTTCTTGCTGGGCTTAGAACTTGGCCTTGCATTTTACTTGGAAGAACTCATTTTAAATGAAGTTCACCGAGAGTTGAGAGTTCTGGGTTTTGGGTCAGCTCCTTCCAGGGTTCTCACCCCAGTGGTAAGCCCCTCTTTCTCTGAGACTGGCCACGTGTCTTGTCTTGTATGGTCTCAGGCCCTGGGCTAGGCAAGAGGGACCCCTGTGGCCTGGAGGCCCAGGCACTGCTTCTCTGGGAAGAAGTGGCTTAGAGTCTTGAGCCAGACTCTGCCCAGCCTGGTTCAGAGAGGCTCTCAGGGGCGCCCTTTTGTGATGGGCACGGTGCCTTCACGCAGGAACCTGAGGAGTCGTGTGTCTTCCAGCTGCCTGGGGCTCTCGTGTCCAAGGCCCTGCTGTAGAGTCAGTGGAGTGGCCAGACCCCAGTGCTTCTCCTGTAGTCCTGGGGCGCATCCTGCCTCTCACCCCCTGTAGTTACCAGACTGTTTACCTCCCAGAATGCTTGGGCTTGAAGTTAAATTAAAGTGAAGGTatttgagagaggaaaaaaaaaaaaaaaaacctcatcatTTCCAAGGATGGCTTAATTATGGTGCCTTTTCCTTTCACATCCTCTGTCTGTCCCCTAGGGTGAATTTCCAGCATTAAATATACACGTCAAGtatattgggggcttccctggtgactcagatggtaaagaacccagctgcaatgcaggagacctgggttcaatccctgggtcgggaagatctggagaagggaatggcaacccattccagtactcttgccttggagaacccccacggacagaggacccttggCGGGCCACCATCcacggagtcacagagagtcagaggcAACTAAGTGCCTGACACTCAAACACGCCGTCTGTGGCTTTAGTTGTAAACCGCATCACATGCTGGCAGAGCAGAACTCCCCGCGACCTGACCACAAGCCTGGGACAGGGACCGACCTCTCTGACCATAAAGCAGCGCATGGTGGTGTCACTCCCAAGCGCCGCCTCCCGCCGTCGCCCGCAGGGTAACCGCGGCTGCCAAGAGCGCAGACACAGTCTGTGCCGAGCAGAGGCGGAGACGGTGCTACGCCCTGCCAGGGGTCCTCAGCCAGGGTTCCTGGAGCAGCAGCGCATTGTCCCCGGGGGGACCGGCTGGCCCTTCAGGGACGtgggcccctcccctcccaggcctCGGACACGCGGGGCGGGGCCTCGCAGGGCACTGGGACAAGGGCTGAAGTCTGAGAACTGCGGGCTTTAGCTGCTCCAGTGTCACCGATTTTCTACATCAGATTCCTAGTTTGGTGAGGTTTTAAATTTAAGtcttatttttatacaaaatgaTTGCCAGACTTTCACTAAGCTTGAGAAGCAAAAGCTCCCTGTAAAATGTGCGTGGCCCCGGCCAAGAGCTGTCAGACGAGTTCTGTGCTTAGGCAGGTTGTCAGTGTGTGTCTCTTCTCGATGGTATGAAGAATTTATTTAGGCTTGACTGTTTTTAAACACCATAATGAATGTATAATTTATGTTAAAAGTGTGAACCCTTTGTTACAAGGGAAAAGTAATTTTATGATTGGTTGCCTCTTGCCCCATCAACTCCAGCTATTACTGTCGCATTAGTCCCGCCCCTGCTGTTTGCTTGGAGCCTTTAAATTTCTGTATTTAATTCTTATGATAAATGAGTCACCATGATCCCATGGAATTAGGtcttttcaaaactgaaactctCTCTCGTCACAGAAGATAATCAGCTGTTCAGAATGATGCTCTGGACGGCCAGCATTCCGAGAATGTATTCAGACCGAAACTCTGCCTACCgccttttttccttttacacATTAAACAGGTTGAGAACCAAACAGTGTGACCGCCTGCTTTTTACTGCCTGCCCCTGGAGCCACAGCTTTGTCTCGTGGATGGTGCGAGCCAGTCTCagaatcaggatggggaacagctTGTGACACGTCTCAGTGTGGCTCTTCGACGTCGCGCCTGTTTTCCCTCCAAACTGTTGAGTTAAAATAGATCTCTCCTGTTAAGCAGAAAAGCCTTTCAGGTCAGCGCTCCTTCCCAGAAAGGAACGAAACACCCAGACCTTCCGTGGAGCCAGGCTGCGGAAGTCTGTGGTGAGTAGACAGTGCCGGCTCCATCACCTACACGGAGCAACGGATCCGGGCCACAGTTAGGGAAAACGCGGGAACCCGACCCGGGTGCAGCCCACGGGCCTAACTGTGGTGTCAGCATGGACACAGGTAATGCTTTCCTGTTGGTGGTGACCGTGGATGAGTGGAACTGCGAACAGTTCACACCGAAGCCAGACCATCTCTGGGTTTAGCACCTTTTAGTGGGTGCAGCTCCAGCTGAAAAGGGGTGGGAGGGGACACACAGAAACTAGCGTGACAGTTACGCACACCCAGCGTGCAGATGCATCCAGAGGCAAAACCGCGTGCCCACAGCCTTGGTGTAGAGCCGGGCGTGACCCCTGGCGCGGTTTCCTCAGGGAGCTCTACCACCTTCATCATATACTGTTAACATGTATTTATTGGGCCGCCTCCAGTCGTAGCTGCAGCATGCGGGACGTTTCCTTCGGAGCACAGGTTCTCTGGTTGTGGCTTAGTTCtctccctgtggcatgtgggatcttagttcctcaactagggatcaaacccaagtccccttcattgggaggtggattcttaaccactggaccaccagggaaatccctgggcTATGCTTTTGACCAAATAATTTAAAGCAACTGAAAAGGTaaatttttttgcaattttaataATGGGATTATCACCTATACCTTTCAAACTTGTGTGCCCCCCATTTTTATGCAGTAAATAGATGTAACTGTACTGATCTTCAGTCCCTGAAGTACCCCTCAGAAGCAAAGATTGTGGGAGGTTACTTTTTCTCTGGCTCCATCATTCAGTTTTTCCCTTAGCGTGAGGAAAGGAGGGTCCTAAGGAGAGTCACAGAGTCAGCATTTGCCGGTTGTCTCTCTGCTGGTGCCGCTCCCGAGTGTCTGTGGTCCCCTCACGGTCGTGGGCGGACCCAGGCCTGCCCCCAGCACCGGTTGCCAGCCGCCAGCCAGGGGGAGCCCTGGAGGAAGCCTCTTGCCCTTCCGGAACACAAGCCAACACGTCTGGGTGTCAGGCACACAGCTGCAGGGTCTGAGCAGAGACCCGGAAGGCTTTGTCACGCTGTCCTTAACGTGAGGATCTCCGCCATCAAAGCACACAGAACAGCTATCAGAACGTAGGAAAATATCAGGGCTTTAATCCtcttaaataaaatgtaacatttaaaatataccaaGCACGCAGTCCTCAGGTTTCTCTAGGAAAGTCCATCTTACTAGGGGAATCACCTTTAGGTCACTGGTCACTAGCTGGGTATGGATTTCAACATTTCCAAAGGCGAACAAAACAGGACAACGGTAACTGATTCCGTCACCCTCAGTAACGGGCAAAGTAGAGAGGTGTGGTTGTTCTTGGCAGGCAGGCAGTTACTGATTATAAAGGAACTCAAATCACATTTGTCACCAAGGGCCTCATAAACCTCCCTCAGCAATCCCCTCCACTGCCTGAGTGAAAGCCAAGCGTCCCGGGAGCTCACAGGCCACCGTGAGACGCACGGGACGCAGAGCAGCCGGCACGGCCAGCCAGCAGACGGGATTCCTGAAGGCCTTTTATTTACTTCACACTCTGACGCCGCCAGAGTCTGGGCAGACACAGTGTTTCTCGAGATACCCCAGAGTCCAGCAGTGTCCCGTCAGCCTGTTCCGTAAGCACGTGGAACAACGGACAGACAGACTCCCGTATTCCAGTTCGTAAACGCAGCTGTGCAATCGGCTGGCTTTTCTGCGGGGCTGACGGATACCAAAGCCTTGCAGCAAGGTTTAGGAAAAGGTCAAGAGTATTCATAGGTGAGAAAAGACGAACCCGCCCTGGGAGAGTCAGCGAGCGATTACGACAAAGCGCTGACACCCACGGGCTGCTAAGCCTCCTTCACCACCCCCACCAGGGCGGGCCTCAGGGTGCGCCCGTGCAGCTTGTAGCCCACTTTGTTAACCAGCGCCACAGTGCCCGGCTCCTTCCCCTCGACCGGCGTGTGGAACAGCGCCTCGTGCTCGTACGGGTCGAACTTGGCACCCAGGGGGTTCAGCCGGAGCAGGCCGTGCTTCGTGAACACCTTCTGGATCTGGACCTCAGTCATCACGAGCCCCTCGTAGAGGCTCTTCAGGTGCGGGTTGTCGTCCCGAATCTCCTCCTGCGGGACACACTGCGTGGCcttctccaggatgtctgccaCCTCCAGCAAGTCCTTGCAGAAGCCCTGGATGCCTGCGTAAGGTAAGGGAGAACATCACTGCATTCCGCATCGACTGCACAGGCAGCTCAGAACAAGCCCTCCTTATGTGACGTGTGCGTGCTCACTCGCTccgtcgtgtcccactcttgtgaccccgtagactgcagcccaccaggctcctctgtccgtgggagtctccagacaagaacacgggagtgggttgccattcccttcatccaggggatcctcccgacccagggactgaacccgcgtctcctgcaatggcaggtggactccttaccactgagccaccgcgGAGTCCTTCTGTCACCTTGTTTCAAATCACTACTTTGTGCTAGAATCTCACTGGGCTGGATTAAACAACAAACTGCCTGAGGTTTAGACAGAAGCCAATGAGGTGTAAAGACAGGGAGGTGAAAACCTGCAGAGCCAGACTGAAAACTCCCAGTCCTGCTCGAGACCAAGAGGACACAGACTCCCGAGCACATCAACCCCACGTCAGCCGCCGAGCGCGGGGCCTGGAGCCACACCCCCGGCTGTCACAGACAGCCCTGGGACTGTGTGGAACCCCTCTGGGTTGAGGCTGCTTTGCTTATAGCACAGGGCCAACAGTGGCTGACACACGGCGAGCTTATGAGGACAGGAAGTCACGCACCTCACGGCGCCCAGAGCACTAAGTGCTCGATACACGTTACCATTACTTGGCACCACGAGGTCAGAGTTACCAGGACACAAGCCTTGATCTAACAGAAGAggtaacagtttaaaaaattttatataaatgcaaaCGTCTATGGTTTCAAGACAACCCTTCAGATGCTGAAAGCAGGAAGCTGGGGCTGATGAGAGGCGCCCCCTGGGCCAGCCCGTCCCCCTCCCCCGCGGCGCAGCAACGAGGCTCCAGCACAACCCGCTCACGTCTTCTCAAGTTTCAAAGGCTCTACACTTTGAAAAAGGCAACGCTTGTTTACAGCTTCCCTTGTTTTACACAGTATTTTCACCCAGTTGctgtaaatgaaattaaaaagttacCCATCCAATAAAAATGTGAGCATCTAGTAAGGACGAACCCCTCGTGCGAGCTGCCGGGGAAACGTCTGCCAACGTGGAGTGTTGGTCTGAGACATGCAGCGCACGATCGCCACAGTGAGACACACAATTACCAGTTATACTTCCAGGACGGAGCCCTCCTGAGTGCTGAGGACGATTAACCTCAGGGACATAGCTTACTTAGCCTGGGGTGTGGACTCAGAGTCAGGACTGAGCCAAGCATTCCAGGAGCCCAGGGCGCCCGTCCACCAAGAAGACACAAACCCAGAGAAGCTGACAACTCCGGGTGGGGTGGTGGACTGAGTGGAGGGGAGCTGAGGCCACTCTGCCAAGGGTGTGGAGCAGAAGCGCGGGAGCTGAAGCTGGCCTGGACAGCGGAGGACGTGGCGGAAGGGCAGCGGGCGGAGTCCAGCCGTCCCCGcccccagggagggagggggagtggGCGGAGTCCAGCCGTCCCCGCccccagggtgggaggggagtgggcGTGGGGGGAGAGCATAGTTTCAGATGCCTGACCTGAACACCTGCGTGCGCGAAGGTATCATTTACCCAAACGAGGAAGGGAAGCAAAGGGGAGAATTCAGTTTAAAATACCTCAGAGACATCCAGGTAAAGACAGCCAGGACTAGAATGGGGAAGAAACGTCTGAACTGGCAGCTCACCTGTGTGTGGACACCACTCAGCCCTGTTGGAGGGCGAGTCAgtgggggtggtgaggggaggCCTGAAGAACACGGACATTTGGAGGGCAGCAGGCATgcagccagtgcaggggatgacccaagaggaagaaaaacaggagCGGAGATGACGGCATCTGAGAGAGAAACGCGTCTGCAGAAGCAGTGAGGCTCCATGGTCAGAGGGCCCGTGGAGGGAAGGTGGGCCCGCCCCAGCAGCCTCCTGCTGAACACGGCCTCTCGGAGCCCTGGGAGCCCGCCAGCGCAGGCCGCTCACCCCCACGCAGACGCGGCTCTGCAATCCACACTACTGTCGCCCAACCTGTAAGCTCAGCAGCATCTGTGGGGCATCCGAGGGGACTGGTGCTCCCGTGGCTGGGATGGTCCCGGCCTACTAAGACCTGAATCTGTGGGCTTGGTGGGCGTGCCCACAAAAGCAAGGCTGGGTctgggctccaggaggcctgCGTTGGTAGCTCTGGGAACACGGCGGCGGGGCGCGCCAGGGCTGCCTGCCTGCACTCCCTCGGAGGTGGGGCCTGGGGCAGTGTGACGACAGCGCACCCTGTGAGCGGGCAATGGGAGGGTTTCCCCGGCGGCTCGgaggtgaagaacccgcctgccaacgcaggagatgcaggttccatccccgggttgagaagatcccctggaggagggcatggcaccccattctagtattcctgcctggagaatcccatggacagaggggcctggtgggctgcagtcagtccacagggccacacagtcagacacgatgaAGCTCACACAACAGCGGCCACCACGCAGCACGCTCCCTGGGGCACAGCTGCAGTGGGGCGATGCTCAGTGGCTCCCCTCCCAGAGGGGGCGCTCACTCCCGCCTACCTCACTGTGCAGCTCAGAAACAGATCTGGGGGATGTCCACTCTGACCAGGAGGGAGCAGATCCTTCCCCTGGCAGGGCTGTGACAACCACAGAGGGGAGGCCCCGCTCAACCAGTCACGCCCCCCATCCATGGGACAGTGGCCAGGACACCCAGCAGCACCTGTACTATAAAAGCAGGCCTTGCACCAAAAATGTTAGACCCACGCGGGCTACTGCACAGGGAGGCTCccacacaaggaaaaaaaagcccTCCAAGACCACGGTAAGTAACTGTTTCTCCTAACAACATAAGAAATCTGAAAGGCAGAATAATGAaaatcacccaatcagaacagcagACAAGAAAGCCAAATGACAAAACATGAAAGCAACGTAAGAGACCTATGGGATAATTCGCCAATGTACACGACAGGGATTCTAGCAGAAAAGAAAGGGGGGGTGCAGATGCATTTGCATGCCTCACGGCTGGGcccttccctggcggtccagtgagcTTAAACGGCCTCACAATGCGGCAGGCGCGGGctcaatctctgatcagggagcTGAAACCCCACGTCTTCAAgtcaaaaaacaaagcagaaacaatgctgtAACAAGTTtagcaaagactttaaaaatagtccacatgggaaaaaaatcacttaaaatggAACAGTTAGAGAGAGGATTCTAAAGACAGCAAAAGGGGGAGTGAGCTATGGGGGATCCCGTGCGGCTGTCAGCCGGCATCCCCACAGAGACACTGCGTgccagaaggaaggggagggcaTAGTAAAGGCGTGCGAGGGAGAAGTCTGCAACCTGGAAACCCTACCAGCAAGGTCATCATTTACAAGGAGACAAAGAACTTCTTAGACCAGCAGAAACTTTTTGTACTTTTAACACAGCAATACTAAACCTATcctaaaagaaacattaaaaaaagtcttCCCTAAGTAGAAAAGAAGAAGCTATAGGCAAGAGAAAACCCAACTGTAAAGTGAATCACTTAAAGCCagtacaaagattaaaaaaaaaaaaaaaaaaaagtctgtgaaaTCAatgatgctgcaatgaacacctGAAGGGTCAACACGAAACATTTAAAGACAACATCAAAATCATAAAGTGTGGGGAAGGAGTAAGAAAACATTGACTTTTTCCCCCCTAGAATATGTTTGAGCCTATATGACCACCAGTCTAAAGCAAGCAGATCTAGAAAGAGATTAACatactataaaaaagctgagcgccgaagaattgatgcttttgaactgtggtgttggagaagactctcgagagtcccttggactgcaaggagatcaaaccagtccatcctaaaggagagcagtcctgggtgttcattggaaggactgatgttgaagctgaaactccaatactttggccacctgatgtgaagagctgactcatttgaaaagatcctgatgctgggaaagattgagggcaggagtagaaggggatgacagaggatgagatggctggatggcatcagcgactcgatggtcatgggtttgggtggactccgggagttggtgatggacagggaggcctggtgtgctgtggttcatggggtcgcaaaacgtcgaacacgactgagcgactgaactgcactgaatatACTTGAAAaacatggtaaccacaaatcaacaACGCACACTAgatttacaaaatacaaaaagacaACAAGCacaatacaaaaaaacaaaaatacatcaaACTACAATACGCAGTCTACCAGAGACCTACTTTAACCAAAGGACACACACAGGTTGAAAGTTGAGgggactatttcatgcaaaggtaAATAagaaagtgggggggggggtcacGATATtcatcagacaaaacagacattAAAACAGAAGCtataaacacagaaagaaaaacactatataatattaaaaatcaatccaagaagatattaTATTCCTCAACATATATGCACCCACACAAGAGCACCCAAAGTGCATAAAACAAATGCTACAGACATAAAGTGAGAAACTTCATGGGATACAACAGCGGGAGACTCTCCTGCCCGCCTCGCATCGATAGACAGAGCTAGACAGGAAGTCAATAACAACAGAGATCCAAAATGATACAACAGAGCAGCCAGACTTAACTGATACGCTCAAGACGTTCCATCCAAACATACAGAATACACGTTTAAGTGCACACAGAGCCTTTTCTAGGACTGACCACACACTGGGAAACAAAACAAGCCTCGACAGCTTTAACAGAACAGAAACTATTTCCAGCATCTTTCTGACCAGAGCTGCGTGAACCTAGGTATCaactacagaaaaagaaatgaaaacaaaacaaaagcccaacTGTATGGAATTAAACAACACGCTCCTAAAATGCCAATGGGTCCACAGTGACATAGAAGCAGAAGTTAAAAACTGCCTAGGGCCAAATGACAGTGGCCACACGCCACACAAAGTCTGCACGACGTGCAAAGCGGTTTTCGAGGCAAGTCCAGTGATACAGGGCTTCTCTAAGAGAGAAGAGAAATCGCAGAACAACCTAACCTACCACctgaaagaatcagaaaaataagaacaaacaaaacctgaagTCAACAGAAGCGAGGAGATAAAGATCAGAGAGAAACtagagattaaaacaaacaaacaaacaaaaaaaaccccaaaaaaactGGCTCACCAAGAAAAGGGAGAGgatccaaataaagaaaataagaaatgaaagagaaatcacaactgatgccacagaaatacaaaccattaagagaatattatgaacaattaaTTATATTCCAACAAACCTGACAATCTAGAAGACAAAAACAAGTTCCTACAAAGACACAGCccaccaaaactgaatcaagatATACGTAATCTGAACAAACTGATAACTAGATGTGAAACAGAATCTGTAATTAAAAGAAATTccctacaaacaaaagtccaggaccagatggcttcacaggtgaattctatcaaacatagAAAGAACTCCTACCAAttcttctgaaactctttcaaaagaatgaagaggaaggaatactcccaaagacattctatgaagccaccattaccctgataccaaaaccaaagacagaccctacttaaaaaaaaaaaaaaattacaggccaatatctttgatgaatacagatgcaaaaattctcaacaaaatattagcaaatggaaATTAACAACAgataaaaaagatcatacaccacgaCCAAGATGGACTCATCTCAGGGTCATAACAATAGTTCAGCatatgcaaatcagtcaatgAGATACACCATGTcaacaagagaaaagacaaaaaccacatgatcatctcaacagatgaagaaaaagcatcTGATCCAACACCCACTCACAATAAAAACTTACGACATAAGGATGCCCACTCATCACTTTTTCAATACAGTACCGGGAGTCTAAGCCTCGATGTAAAACTGTCAGTATACACTGATGACACGATAAAATACTTATTGAAAGCCCTgagactccacacaaaaactactagaataaacgaattcagcaaggtagcaggatacaagattaatatacagaaactgGCTGAATTtttttacactaacaatgaaatatcagaaagagaatgtaaagagcaatatcctttaaaatcacatcaaataatttaaaaaaacttaggAACAAACCtgaaaggaggtgaaagacttacaTGCTGAGAACCATAAACCATTAGTGAAGGAAACCgaaaatgattcaaagaaatggaaagatattccatgctctccatggaagaattaacattgttaaaatggccacactacccaaagcaatctacagatttaatgtgatcacgATCAAATtaccagggtttcccaggtggcttggtggtaaagaacctgccagccaatgcaggagacacaggaatcTTGGGtcaatccatgggttggcaagattctctggaggaggaaatggcaacccactccagtattcttgccaggatgcccatggacagaggggcctggtgagctgcagtccatggggtcacagagttggacacgactgagtgactgagcacgcacactatCAAATTACCCGTGACATCTTCTACA
It encodes the following:
- the TADA2B gene encoding transcriptional adapter 2-beta, giving the protein MAELGKKYCVYCLAEVSPLRFRCTECQDIELCPECFSAGAEIGHHRRYHGYQLVDGGRFTLWGPEAEGGWTSREEQLLLDAIEQFGFGNWEDMAAHVGASRTPQEVMEHYVSMYIHGNLGKACIPDTIPNRVTDHTCPSGGPLSPSLTTPLPPLDISVAEQQQLGYMPLRDDYEIEYDQDAETLISGLSVNYDDDDVEIELKRAHVDMYVRKLRERQRRKNIARDYNLVPAFLGKDKKEKERAARRKVTKEEKELRLKLRPLYQFMSCKEFDDLFENMHKEKMLRAKIRELQRYRRNGITKMEESAEYEAARHKREKRKENKAAAAAAAAAGGAKRGKEDGRDGEFAAIEHLPGFELLSDREKVLCSSLNLSPARYVTVKTIIIKDHLQKRQGIPSKSRLPSYLDKVLKKRILNFLTESGWISRDAS
- the GRPEL1 gene encoding grpE protein homolog 1, mitochondrial yields the protein MAARCVRLARGSLPAFALSLRSSPRLLCTAAKQKNNGQNLEEDAGQNEQKTDLPSTEKTLMEEKVKLEEQLKETMEKYKRALADTENLRQRSQKLVEEAKLYGIQGFCKDLLEVADILEKATQCVPQEEIRDDNPHLKSLYEGLVMTEVQIQKVFTKHGLLRLNPLGAKFDPYEHEALFHTPVEGKEPGTVALVNKVGYKLHGRTLRPALVGVVKEA